One Thermus sp. CCB_US3_UF1 DNA window includes the following coding sequences:
- a CDS encoding LutB/LldF family L-lactate oxidation iron-sulfur protein: MRAKARLYPKEAARLLRERPGVREAVTGATLHFERNRLRAYGEIDAEAWRDRAKAVKDHLLSHLDHYLELAERRLRENGVKVHWAETPEEAHRVLREVVARHGVRRAVKAKSMLTEELGINPLLESLGVEVLETDLGEYLIQLLGEPPSHIVGPAIHLSLAEIQRLFHARFGTPLDAPPEALAQVARKVLREAFLTAELGISGANFLVAETGTLALMENEGNIRLSTSLPRVHVALVGLEKLLPRFQDLALFLPLTARAATGQRLATFVSLIQGPAAPGEEGPEEVHVVLVDNGRTALLQDPEAWEVLRCLRCGACLNACPVYRQTGGHPYGYVYSGPIGAVLDPGLLGLEEAYPLPYASTLCGACQEACPVRIPIPKLLLTWRQRAVAEGLSPAWERGAMTAFAKVMASPALYRLFSRGLRGLPLPQDLLPLLRAWSEGRGPLTPSPRPFHQIWPELKEERHGG; the protein is encoded by the coding sequence ATGCGGGCCAAGGCTAGGCTCTACCCCAAGGAAGCGGCCAGGCTGCTGAGGGAGAGGCCCGGGGTGCGGGAGGCGGTTACCGGGGCCACCCTGCACTTTGAGCGGAACCGCCTGAGGGCCTACGGGGAGATCGACGCCGAGGCCTGGCGGGACAGGGCCAAGGCGGTCAAGGACCACCTCCTAAGCCACCTGGACCACTACCTGGAACTGGCGGAAAGGCGCCTGCGGGAAAACGGGGTCAAGGTGCACTGGGCCGAGACCCCCGAGGAGGCCCACCGGGTTCTGCGGGAGGTGGTGGCCCGGCACGGGGTAAGGCGGGCGGTGAAGGCCAAGAGCATGCTCACCGAGGAGCTCGGCATCAACCCCCTGCTGGAGTCCCTGGGGGTGGAGGTCCTGGAAACCGACCTGGGGGAGTACCTGATCCAGCTTCTGGGTGAGCCCCCGAGCCACATCGTGGGCCCGGCCATCCACCTCTCCCTGGCGGAGATCCAACGGCTTTTCCACGCCCGCTTCGGCACCCCCCTGGATGCCCCCCCCGAGGCCCTGGCCCAGGTGGCCCGCAAGGTGCTGCGGGAGGCCTTCCTCACCGCGGAACTGGGCATCAGCGGGGCCAACTTCCTGGTGGCGGAAACCGGCACCCTGGCCCTGATGGAGAACGAGGGCAACATCCGGCTTTCCACCTCCCTGCCCCGGGTGCACGTGGCCTTGGTGGGCCTGGAAAAACTCCTCCCCCGCTTCCAGGACCTGGCCCTTTTCCTTCCCCTCACGGCCCGGGCGGCCACGGGGCAACGCCTGGCCACCTTTGTCTCCCTCATCCAAGGGCCTGCCGCCCCCGGGGAGGAAGGCCCCGAGGAGGTGCACGTGGTCCTGGTGGACAACGGCCGCACCGCCCTCCTGCAGGACCCCGAGGCCTGGGAGGTCCTGCGCTGCCTGCGCTGTGGGGCCTGCCTCAACGCCTGCCCCGTCTACCGGCAGACCGGGGGCCACCCCTACGGCTACGTCTATTCTGGGCCCATCGGGGCGGTTCTGGACCCTGGGCTCCTGGGCCTCGAGGAAGCCTACCCCCTCCCCTACGCCTCCACCCTGTGCGGGGCCTGCCAGGAGGCCTGCCCGGTGAGGATCCCCATCCCCAAGCTCCTCCTCACCTGGCGGCAGCGGGCGGTGGCCGAGGGGCTAAGCCCCGCCTGGGAAAGGGGGGCCATGACGGCCTTCGCCAAGGTGATGGCCAGCCCCGCCCTTTACCGCCTCTTCTCCCGGGGCCTCAGGGGCCTCCCCCTGCCCCAGGACCTCCTCCCCCTCTTGCGGGCCTGGAGCGAGGGCCGGGGGCCCCTCACCCCTAGCCCCCGGCCCTTCCACCAGATCTGGCCGGAGCTCAAGGAGGAGCGCCATGGAGGCTAG
- a CDS encoding (Fe-S)-binding protein translates to MRVALFITCLADQFYAEAGVAAVRLLRALGVEVDFPEGQTCCGQPAFNAGYWQEARLLAKRTLEVFQEAEYVVLPSGSCASMVRNHYPELLPAKGEALGMAEKTYELSAFLVRVLGVERLGEGLRGRRVAYHHGCHALRELGVKEEPLLLLKNAGAELLPWEAAEECCGFGGLFSVKLPEVSLGMADRKLATLPQAEVLTSTDAGCLLHLSGRLRKQGKTLRVAPLATLLWEAYAGQG, encoded by the coding sequence ATGCGCGTGGCCCTCTTCATCACCTGCCTGGCCGACCAGTTCTACGCCGAGGCCGGGGTGGCGGCGGTCCGGCTCCTGAGGGCTTTGGGCGTGGAGGTGGACTTCCCCGAGGGGCAGACCTGCTGCGGCCAGCCCGCCTTCAACGCCGGATACTGGCAAGAGGCCCGCCTTCTGGCCAAGAGGACCCTGGAGGTTTTCCAGGAGGCGGAGTACGTGGTCCTGCCCTCGGGAAGCTGCGCCAGCATGGTGCGAAACCACTACCCCGAGCTCCTTCCCGCAAAGGGGGAGGCCCTGGGGATGGCGGAAAAGACCTATGAGCTTTCCGCCTTCCTGGTGCGGGTCCTGGGGGTGGAGCGCCTGGGGGAGGGCCTCCGGGGACGCCGGGTGGCCTACCACCACGGCTGCCACGCCCTAAGGGAGCTTGGGGTCAAGGAGGAGCCCCTCCTCCTCCTCAAGAACGCCGGGGCCGAGCTCCTCCCTTGGGAGGCGGCGGAGGAGTGCTGCGGCTTCGGGGGGCTTTTTTCCGTGAAGCTGCCCGAGGTTTCCTTGGGGATGGCGGACCGCAAGCTGGCCACCCTGCCCCAGGCGGAGGTTCTGACCTCCACGGACGCCGGCTGCCTCCTCCACCTTTCGGGTAGGCTGAGGAAGCAAGGGAAGACCCTGCGGGTGGCCCCCCTGGCCACCCTGCTCTGGGAGGCGTATGCGGGCCAAGGCTAG
- a CDS encoding cell wall metabolism sensor histidine kinase WalK — translation MPPLSFRLRLFLSFSLLWLLFLVGALYLAGRGVERALRGHLEATLLEDAARAAEAYRKGQAGTLLPTGGVYLHLYAEDGEALVLTRGEHRLPKEALRGVGERPQVVWQADFAAALVRTPLGLLVLTQDTAPIDLSLLALRRALLEAFFLLFPLGMLLVYLTARLATRPLERAAREIAARSPERLDPVPITLPKDAFGGMVEAVNRLLLALKEAKEKERTFLAEASHELRTPLTVLLGHLDRLKRNPLDLEALQTAQATAERMRRLVEDLLALARGEAERTLNPHIVDLRALAAEAAREYGVAFSGEAVEVLGDPDRLLQMLRNLIANGVRAAGKEGVWVALRREGEVALLEVADTGPGIPQDLLPHLFQRFARGPGGGAGLGLAIAQAIARAHGGEIAVESRPGRTIFRVRLPLLEEEA, via the coding sequence ATGCCCCCCCTTTCCTTCCGCCTCCGGCTTTTCCTCTCCTTCAGCCTCCTTTGGCTTCTTTTCCTGGTGGGGGCCTTGTACCTGGCGGGGCGGGGGGTGGAGCGGGCCCTGCGGGGCCACCTGGAGGCCACGCTCCTGGAGGACGCCGCCCGGGCGGCGGAGGCCTACCGCAAGGGCCAGGCGGGCACCCTCCTGCCCACCGGGGGGGTCTACCTTCACCTCTACGCCGAGGACGGGGAGGCCCTGGTCCTCACCCGAGGGGAGCACCGCCTGCCCAAGGAGGCCCTGCGAGGGGTGGGGGAGCGTCCCCAGGTGGTCTGGCAGGCGGACTTCGCCGCCGCCTTGGTGCGCACCCCCTTGGGCCTTCTTGTCCTCACCCAGGACACCGCCCCCATTGACCTTTCCCTCCTTGCCCTGCGGCGGGCCCTCCTCGAGGCCTTCTTTCTCCTTTTCCCCTTGGGGATGCTCCTGGTCTACCTCACCGCCCGCCTGGCCACCCGGCCCTTGGAAAGGGCGGCCCGGGAGATCGCCGCCCGCAGCCCCGAGCGCCTGGACCCCGTCCCCATAACTCTCCCCAAGGACGCCTTTGGGGGGATGGTGGAGGCGGTGAACCGGCTCCTTTTGGCCCTGAAGGAGGCCAAGGAAAAGGAGCGGACCTTCCTGGCCGAGGCCAGCCACGAGCTCCGCACCCCCCTCACCGTCCTCCTCGGCCACCTGGACCGCCTGAAGCGGAACCCCTTGGACCTCGAGGCCCTCCAGACCGCCCAGGCCACCGCGGAGCGCATGCGCCGCCTGGTGGAAGACCTCCTGGCCCTGGCCCGGGGGGAGGCGGAACGCACCCTCAACCCCCACATCGTGGACCTCAGGGCCCTGGCCGCGGAGGCCGCCCGGGAGTACGGGGTGGCCTTCAGCGGGGAAGCGGTAGAGGTCCTGGGGGACCCCGACCGCCTCCTGCAGATGCTGCGCAACCTCATCGCCAACGGGGTGCGGGCGGCGGGCAAGGAGGGGGTATGGGTGGCCCTCCGGCGGGAGGGGGAGGTGGCCCTGCTGGAGGTGGCCGATACCGGTCCTGGCATCCCCCAGGACCTTCTCCCCCACCTCTTCCAGCGCTTCGCCCGGGGGCCAGGGGGCGGGGCCGGCCTGGGACTGGCCATCGCCCAGGCCATCGCCAGGGCCCACGGGGGAGAGATCGCGGTGGAAAGCCGCCCCGGCAGAACCATCTTCCGTGTACGCCTGCCCCTTCTGGAGGAGGAGGCCTAG
- a CDS encoding response regulator transcription factor, protein MKRILVIEDDPEVARLVELELKEAGFAVEWAKSGMEGLVRHRERKPDLVVLDLGLPDLDGAEVARRIRATDDTPILVLTAQDAVERKVGLLAEGADDYLVKPFHPAELLARIQVQLRHKGGSEVLAVGKLELYPKRRQVFFGEEEVRLSPKEFELLQLLMSRPGRVFPRQEIEERIWGRPLGRESNVLDVHVANLRAKLREAGAYGYLRTVRGLGYAVRPGRGEEEG, encoded by the coding sequence ATGAAGCGCATCCTGGTCATTGAGGACGACCCCGAGGTGGCCCGCCTGGTGGAGCTGGAGCTTAAGGAGGCCGGCTTTGCCGTGGAGTGGGCCAAAAGCGGGATGGAGGGCCTGGTGCGGCACCGGGAGCGGAAGCCCGACCTGGTGGTCCTGGACCTGGGCCTGCCCGACCTGGACGGGGCCGAGGTGGCCCGGCGCATCCGGGCCACGGACGACACCCCCATCCTGGTCCTCACCGCCCAGGACGCGGTGGAGCGGAAAGTGGGCCTTCTTGCCGAGGGCGCCGACGATTACCTGGTGAAGCCCTTCCACCCCGCCGAGCTTTTGGCCCGCATCCAGGTGCAGCTCCGCCACAAGGGGGGAAGCGAGGTCCTGGCAGTGGGGAAGCTGGAGCTTTACCCCAAAAGGCGCCAGGTCTTCTTCGGCGAGGAGGAGGTGCGCCTCTCCCCCAAGGAGTTTGAGCTCCTCCAGCTCCTCATGAGCCGCCCGGGCCGGGTCTTTCCCCGGCAGGAGATTGAGGAGCGGATCTGGGGCCGCCCCTTAGGCCGGGAGTCCAACGTGCTGGACGTGCACGTGGCCAACCTGCGGGCCAAGCTGCGGGAGGCCGGGGCCTACGGCTACCTGCGCACGGTGCGGGGCCTGGGGTACGCGGTGCGCCCGGGCCGGGGCGAGGAGGAAGGCTAG
- a CDS encoding DUF502 domain-containing protein, translating to MRLRQRFLAGLVTLLPLLVTLYFLGWVYTYSGGYLEGFLRLLNLEVPPSYLPFLPFVGLFLAAVLVYLVGTLTENYLGRSLLLSLERSLLLLPIVRDIYKAVQQIAHTLFGQKEVKFSRAAVIEYPRRGLYTLCFVVQPVGVRLPPLPEGYTVVLVPTSPVPASGMVVLVPSEEVIPLEISVEEALKYVVSAGFLLPEKPSGPLTSLPLKARGPS from the coding sequence ATGCGCCTGCGCCAGCGCTTCCTCGCCGGGCTCGTGACCCTTCTGCCCCTTCTGGTCACCCTCTACTTTCTGGGCTGGGTCTACACCTACTCCGGAGGCTACCTGGAGGGCTTTCTGCGCCTTTTGAACCTGGAGGTACCCCCTTCCTACCTGCCCTTTTTGCCCTTTGTGGGGCTCTTTCTCGCTGCGGTCCTCGTCTATTTGGTGGGCACCCTAACGGAAAACTACTTGGGCCGTAGCCTCCTCCTCTCCCTGGAACGATCCCTCCTTCTCCTGCCCATCGTCCGGGACATCTACAAGGCCGTACAACAGATCGCCCACACCCTCTTCGGCCAGAAGGAGGTGAAGTTCAGCCGGGCCGCGGTCATCGAGTACCCCAGGCGGGGGCTTTACACCCTCTGCTTCGTGGTCCAGCCCGTGGGGGTGCGCCTCCCCCCCCTGCCCGAGGGGTATACCGTGGTCCTGGTCCCCACCAGCCCCGTGCCCGCGAGCGGCATGGTGGTCCTGGTCCCCTCGGAGGAGGTGATCCCCCTGGAGATCAGCGTGGAGGAAGCCCTGAAGTACGTGGTCTCCGCCGGCTTCCTCCTGCCGGAAAAACCTTCAGGCCCCTTAACCTCCCTCCCACTCAAGGCCCGAGGGCCCTCCTAG
- a CDS encoding helix-turn-helix domain-containing protein: MTQARETVSFKPGEVILYPGVPGPRDRVFRVLEGLVRLEAVDEEGNALTLRLVRPGGYFGEEAWAGLERTYFAEAVTEVVAEALPKEPRPEELQEVLAQLSQALSESYRRIERLATQRLKNRMAAALLELAETPLAREEEGQLVLRATHDELAAAVGSVRETVTKVIGELSREGYIRSGYGKIVLRDLKGLKELAQARGDGR; the protein is encoded by the coding sequence ATGACCCAGGCCCGCGAAACCGTAAGCTTCAAGCCCGGCGAGGTCATCCTCTACCCGGGGGTACCCGGGCCCAGGGACCGGGTGTTCCGGGTCCTGGAGGGGTTGGTGCGCCTCGAGGCCGTGGACGAGGAGGGGAACGCCCTCACCCTGCGCCTGGTGCGCCCCGGGGGCTACTTCGGCGAGGAGGCCTGGGCGGGACTGGAGCGCACCTACTTCGCTGAGGCGGTGACCGAGGTGGTGGCGGAAGCCCTGCCCAAGGAGCCCCGCCCCGAGGAACTCCAGGAGGTCCTGGCCCAGCTCTCCCAGGCCCTCTCCGAGTCCTACCGCCGCATTGAGCGGCTGGCCACCCAGCGCCTGAAAAACCGCATGGCCGCTGCCTTGCTGGAGCTGGCGGAAACCCCTTTGGCCCGGGAGGAAGAGGGGCAGCTGGTCCTCCGCGCCACCCACGACGAGCTGGCCGCCGCGGTGGGGAGCGTGCGGGAAACCGTCACCAAGGTCATCGGGGAGCTCTCCCGCGAGGGGTACATCCGCTCGGGCTACGGCAAGATCGTCCTCCGGGACCTGAAGGGCCTCAAGGAGCTGGCCCAAGCCCGGGGGGACGGGCGCTAA
- the cutA gene encoding divalent-cation tolerance protein CutA produces the protein MEEVVLITAPSLEVARTLARALVEEGLAACVNLVPGVTSVYRWQGEVVEEGEVLLVAKTTTFAFPRLKERVLALHPYQVPEILALPVAEGHGPYLAWLRENVG, from the coding sequence ATGGAAGAGGTGGTCCTCATCACCGCACCTAGCCTGGAGGTGGCCCGCACCCTGGCCCGGGCCCTGGTGGAGGAGGGGCTGGCGGCCTGCGTGAACCTGGTTCCCGGCGTCACCTCGGTCTACCGCTGGCAGGGGGAGGTGGTGGAGGAAGGGGAGGTGCTCCTGGTGGCCAAGACCACCACCTTCGCCTTTCCCAGGCTCAAGGAGCGGGTGCTGGCCCTCCACCCCTACCAGGTGCCCGAGATCCTGGCCCTGCCCGTGGCCGAAGGCCACGGGCCCTACCTGGCCTGGCTGCGGGAGAACGTGGGGTAA
- the gyrA gene encoding DNA gyrase subunit A, with product MSQVLPVEITEELKQSFINYAMSVIVDRALPDVRDGLKPVQRRILFGAYQEGVLPNRKHVKSAKITGEVMGKYHPHGDAAIYEALVRMAQPWNLRYPLMDGQGNFGSIDGDPPAAQRYTEARLSPLGAEMLLDIDKETVDFRPNYDGSLKEPEVLPSAIPNLLVNGASGIAVGMATSLPPHNLSEVVDALVAMIDHPGITLEEVMRLLPGPDFPTGGKLSRRGIREAYATGRGSLKVRAKVRIEEKGQRPVLVVTEIPYQVNKASLIAQIAALVKAKKLEEIVALRDESDRQGLRIAIELKRGANPQVVLNQLYKHTALQTSFTVNLLAIVDGEPKVLPLLELMRHYLDHRKEVVRRRSLFDLKKAEERAHVLEGLLIALNHIDEVIALIRASEDAAAARGRLVARFALSEVQAQAILDMRLQRLVALEREKLLEEYRGLMEEIARLRAILEDEGRLWAEVKADLLRVKEKYGDPRRTLLTEFEENFNPEDLIEDEPMVITLTAQGFLKRLPLESYRAQGRGGKGLIAGKPKEEDEATQVFVAGAHDDLLLFTSRGRVYRIKVYDLPEMGRQARGVHVKGLLPLTEEEEVAALLSVRGLEGEGYLVFATERGLVKRTALREYANLGAAGLIAIKLQEGDRLIGVGLSDPEDEAILATAEGQAIRFPLEEVRATGRDSQGVTGIRFKKPGDRVVSLVVVKPGEEVDLLSVSTRGYGKRTPLAEYPLQGRGGMGVITYAVSLKVGRLAALLKVRGTEDLLVLSRRGLAIRTPVSEIRQYSRATAGVKVMHLPEEDEVASAFAVDEEK from the coding sequence ATGTCCCAGGTACTGCCGGTAGAGATCACCGAGGAACTAAAGCAGAGCTTCATCAACTACGCCATGTCCGTCATCGTGGACCGGGCCCTCCCGGACGTGCGGGATGGGCTTAAGCCGGTCCAGCGGCGCATCCTCTTCGGCGCCTACCAGGAGGGGGTGCTCCCCAACCGCAAGCACGTGAAAAGCGCCAAGATCACGGGCGAGGTCATGGGCAAGTACCATCCCCACGGGGACGCGGCTATCTACGAGGCCCTGGTGCGCATGGCCCAGCCCTGGAACCTGCGCTACCCCCTGATGGACGGCCAGGGGAACTTCGGCTCCATTGACGGGGACCCCCCGGCGGCCCAGCGCTACACCGAGGCCCGGCTCTCCCCCCTAGGGGCGGAGATGCTCCTGGACATCGACAAGGAAACGGTGGACTTCCGCCCCAACTACGACGGCTCCCTCAAGGAGCCCGAGGTCCTGCCCTCGGCCATCCCCAACCTCCTGGTGAACGGGGCCAGCGGCATCGCCGTGGGCATGGCCACCAGCCTCCCCCCCCACAACCTCTCCGAGGTGGTGGACGCCCTGGTGGCCATGATCGACCACCCGGGGATCACCCTGGAGGAGGTGATGCGCCTCCTCCCCGGCCCCGACTTCCCCACCGGGGGGAAGCTCTCCCGCAGGGGCATCCGGGAGGCCTACGCCACGGGCCGCGGGAGCCTCAAGGTGCGGGCCAAGGTGCGCATTGAGGAAAAGGGGCAGCGGCCCGTGTTGGTGGTCACCGAGATCCCCTACCAGGTGAACAAGGCAAGCCTCATCGCCCAGATCGCCGCCCTGGTCAAGGCCAAGAAGCTGGAGGAGATCGTGGCCCTGCGGGACGAGTCGGACCGCCAGGGCCTGCGCATCGCCATTGAGCTCAAGCGGGGGGCCAACCCCCAGGTGGTCCTGAACCAGCTCTACAAGCACACCGCCCTCCAGACCTCCTTCACCGTGAACCTCTTGGCCATCGTGGACGGGGAGCCCAAGGTCCTCCCCCTCCTCGAGCTCATGCGCCACTACCTGGACCACCGCAAGGAGGTGGTGCGGCGCCGGAGCCTCTTTGACCTCAAGAAGGCCGAGGAGCGGGCCCACGTGCTGGAGGGCCTCCTCATCGCCTTGAACCACATCGACGAGGTCATCGCCCTCATCCGCGCCTCCGAGGACGCGGCGGCAGCCCGGGGGAGGCTTGTGGCCCGCTTCGCCCTCAGCGAGGTGCAGGCCCAGGCCATCCTGGACATGCGCCTGCAGCGCCTGGTGGCCCTGGAACGGGAAAAGCTTTTGGAGGAGTACCGGGGGCTCATGGAGGAGATCGCCCGGCTGCGGGCCATCCTCGAGGACGAAGGCCGCCTCTGGGCCGAGGTCAAGGCCGACCTCCTCCGGGTCAAGGAGAAGTACGGGGACCCCCGGCGCACCCTCCTCACGGAGTTTGAGGAGAACTTCAACCCGGAGGACCTCATTGAGGACGAGCCCATGGTCATCACCCTCACCGCCCAGGGCTTCCTGAAGCGCCTGCCCCTGGAGAGCTACCGAGCCCAGGGCCGGGGGGGCAAGGGCCTCATCGCCGGCAAGCCCAAGGAGGAGGACGAGGCCACCCAGGTCTTCGTGGCCGGGGCCCACGACGACCTCCTCCTCTTCACCAGCCGGGGCCGGGTCTACCGCATCAAGGTCTACGACCTCCCCGAGATGGGCCGCCAGGCCCGGGGGGTGCACGTGAAGGGCCTCCTGCCCCTCACGGAGGAGGAAGAGGTGGCCGCCCTCCTCTCCGTGCGGGGCCTGGAAGGGGAAGGCTACCTGGTCTTCGCCACCGAGCGGGGCCTGGTCAAGCGCACCGCCCTGCGGGAGTACGCCAACCTGGGCGCAGCCGGCCTCATCGCCATCAAGCTGCAGGAGGGGGACCGGCTCATCGGGGTGGGGCTATCCGACCCCGAGGACGAGGCCATCCTGGCCACGGCGGAGGGGCAGGCCATCCGCTTCCCCCTGGAGGAGGTGCGGGCCACGGGCCGGGACAGCCAGGGGGTGACGGGGATCCGCTTCAAGAAACCCGGGGATCGCGTGGTCTCCTTGGTGGTGGTCAAGCCGGGGGAGGAGGTGGACCTCCTCTCCGTGAGCACCCGGGGCTACGGCAAACGCACCCCCCTTGCCGAGTACCCCTTGCAGGGGCGGGGCGGGATGGGGGTCATCACCTACGCGGTTTCCCTGAAGGTAGGCCGCCTGGCCGCCCTCCTCAAGGTGCGGGGCACGGAGGACCTCCTGGTCCTCTCCAGGCGGGGCCTGGCCATCCGCACCCCCGTTTCCGAGATCCGCCAGTACTCCCGGGCCACCGCCGGGGTCAAGGTGATGCACCTTCCCGAGGAGGACGAGGTGGCCAGCGCCTTCGCCGTGGACGAGGAGAAGTAG
- the aroQ gene encoding type II 3-dehydroquinate dehydratase: protein MVLILNGPNLNLLGQREPEVYGRTTLEELEALCEAWGAELGLGVAFRQTNYEGQLIEWVQQAHREGFMAIVLNPGALTHYSYALLDAIKAQPLPVVEVHLSNLHAREPFRQHSVTAGACRGIVSGFGPLSYKLALTYLAETLEVGPA, encoded by the coding sequence ATGGTGCTGATCCTGAATGGTCCCAACCTCAACCTCTTGGGCCAGCGGGAGCCCGAGGTCTACGGCCGGACCACCCTGGAGGAACTGGAGGCCCTGTGCGAGGCCTGGGGGGCGGAGCTGGGCCTGGGGGTGGCCTTCCGGCAGACCAACTACGAGGGCCAGCTCATCGAGTGGGTGCAGCAGGCCCACAGGGAGGGGTTTATGGCCATCGTCCTCAACCCCGGGGCCCTCACCCACTACTCCTACGCCCTCCTGGACGCCATCAAGGCCCAGCCCCTTCCCGTGGTGGAGGTCCACCTCAGCAACCTCCACGCCCGGGAACCCTTCCGCCAGCACTCCGTAACCGCAGGGGCCTGCCGGGGGATCGTCTCCGGCTTCGGCCCCCTCTCCTACAAGCTGGCCCTCACCTACCTGGCCGAAACCCTGGAGGTGGGCCCCGCCTAA
- a CDS encoding peptidoglycan DD-metalloendopeptidase family protein: MGRLGALFLLFLSAWAQTHTVAPGETLFSIARRYGTTVEALAHLNGLEDPNRLRAGQVLRIRAGLELPLPQGRLRLLPPVQGQALGLRVEGYRAGWAEFLGVRYPLALGEGGLWGFLAVGALVAPGEYPLVLVLEGEEVSLPLRVAPGGYAKETLALTPSLEQLLRDPGLKAERRKVVEACPKAGSLRLQGPLRPPLEGGRVTSPFGTRRRYGTLFTSYHEGLDFAASLGTPVRAAAPGVVVLSERLKARGEAVVLTHGMGLCTGYWHLSQRWVRVGEEVRAGQVLGLLGNTGLSTGPHLHLEVRLQGVPVDPAPWFQALPLP; this comes from the coding sequence ATGGGCCGGCTTGGGGCGCTTTTCCTCCTTTTCCTTTCCGCCTGGGCCCAGACCCATACCGTGGCCCCCGGGGAGACCCTTTTTTCCATCGCCCGGCGTTACGGGACCACGGTGGAGGCCCTGGCCCACCTCAACGGTCTGGAGGACCCCAACCGCCTCCGGGCGGGGCAGGTCCTGCGGATCAGGGCGGGCCTCGAGCTTCCCCTCCCCCAAGGCCGCCTCCGCCTCCTCCCTCCCGTCCAGGGCCAGGCCCTGGGGCTCCGGGTGGAGGGGTACCGGGCAGGGTGGGCGGAGTTTCTGGGGGTGCGCTACCCCCTGGCCCTGGGGGAGGGGGGGCTTTGGGGCTTCCTGGCCGTGGGGGCCCTGGTGGCGCCGGGGGAGTACCCCTTGGTCTTGGTCCTCGAGGGGGAGGAGGTTTCCCTCCCCCTCCGGGTGGCCCCCGGGGGGTACGCCAAGGAGACCCTGGCCCTCACCCCTTCCCTGGAGCAGCTCCTCCGGGACCCCGGGCTCAAGGCGGAGCGAAGGAAGGTGGTGGAGGCCTGCCCCAAGGCCGGGTCCCTCCGCCTCCAGGGTCCCTTGCGCCCTCCCCTGGAGGGGGGAAGGGTGACGAGCCCCTTCGGCACCCGGCGGCGCTACGGCACCCTCTTCACCTCCTACCACGAGGGCCTGGACTTCGCCGCTTCCCTTGGGACCCCGGTGCGGGCGGCAGCCCCGGGGGTGGTGGTCCTCTCCGAGCGGCTGAAGGCGCGGGGGGAGGCGGTGGTCCTGACCCACGGCATGGGGCTTTGCACCGGGTACTGGCACCTTTCCCAGCGGTGGGTGCGGGTGGGGGAGGAGGTAAGGGCGGGGCAGGTCCTGGGCCTCTTAGGGAATACAGGGCTTTCCACCGGGCCCCACCTGCACCTGGAGGTCCGCCTCCAGGGGGTGCCCGTGGACCCCGCCCCCTGGTTCCAAGCCCTTCCCCTACCCTAG